Proteins from a genomic interval of Zingiber officinale cultivar Zhangliang chromosome 2A, Zo_v1.1, whole genome shotgun sequence:
- the LOC122042197 gene encoding uncharacterized protein LOC122042197 isoform X1 — protein MAMKSQQLLDSLTAHIAVYHAAFSKASKPNPSPRTTVLRWFSALSGADRQAALTFVDPDFVRLLLLMVARLRSQGHGFFFVLPDLPSDSPSLPSLCFRRSHGLLSRAAAIDTAERDVAASLLLFASSEDAAFLDTVTVSEDLVVDVDRFVAVMDAISGGRFLRGEVTDLAAKWLELPWLKDKGYYSIESFVANRFEVALRLSWVSSEGGKKLKGGKAAKGKTLAAGLAANALWRRKGCVDWWAGLDPGGRKKIIEAFLGKAAKYLVNEITLESKLAMKNEFQLCKLDGEFQLRYGPIPSWVRSQRSLVSRRLDFCIDIIPVMSSASTQILTKYLNCILMVQEISSLYVYHFSEYEEKLIFFSTLSSAGTIWDKMSKKLHGLLMVIYTNYTNVELLGDANLKSIPNKNRENSKIRRLKGKKKAHNSRKLDSTQKVSSVHPGSCEPSLANGCKDDFSNECETRLSSQEEIPLQTSSQKANLTNILLKDAEIQLGNIGGSCKSSNSKKKNKRKKAKSIVASSTNDELPQLESKGTDFSSLAAEIETKESATCLLDEFSNPAVVNPLLNGLDVSFGSFPVYNSRESSKESVLVAEEEKAVCTKIACDLHSTTQKCVLEEGHCPDLGKPVKNYLYQGDPSVNTVEMILHISSGSCLTSNVNCDEINAGSVNSSEKCLENGHVAASENYYLPMSEQHMEGKSKNICGTTSQFVVPFKQEKSSNDDSSVIKNDNKPCCLYNQINHVEIKSYEWPIVTPQNFSPLSLHVPAATERLHLDGGHEWPAYHRQSFLYLRDQPKMSSSEGRQGQVLPSLTLPMSFDWPPMVKSYSRLGQAATLSYDSGYNSKLQSSFCTGFPSNPVESTGSFSKNDRINSADIDMCDKKNISDLAEDTESYWQSEEEMETHMLSARDYNKFFGGGLMYWNPAEHVGSGFSCAASHSSEDSAWAWHEADLNRAIDDMVGTPGISSYNTNGLASPTAIPFCSPFDAVGPGHQSVGYTVAGNEMVGKIPNSPSLLDTPEENSKSINNSPSVIEGMKGDTLPIMLRPIIVPSMSRRGSRLEFKVGYERKSPCRPCTRRDAPRIKRPPSPVVLCVPRVPQPPPPSPVVESRKRGFPSVRSGSSSPRHWGVRNWYSDESTSEEIQQCFDGVEVVWPSWGNKGVANNQMVPSFHGPLLTDHLITIPQLAFDQEHSDLALPLQPPDSTNFSSIRTSLSAMRTLHEEIDCFCKQVAAENLIKKPHVNWAVKKVTRSLQVLWPRSRTNIFGSNATGLALPTSDVDLVVSLPPVRNLEPIKEAGILEGRNGIKETCLQHAARYLANQEWVRNDSLKTIENTAIPVIKLVAEVPTDSDISRESSSIVHIPDTHSTQIHQRESEIPDPDLSSSDCSSCHIDSKRTRNDSVDAKSIHLDISFKSSSHTGLQTSELVRELTQQFPAAVPLALVLKKFLADRSLDRSYSGGLSSYCLILLLIRFLQHEHHAGRPNNQNLGGLLMDFLYFFGYIFDPRQMRVLIQGSGIYLNRERGLSIDPLHIDDPLYPTNNVGRNCFRIHQCIKAFADAYSLLENELQYFSGNGCSESTGKFRLLQKIIPSIDCKE, from the exons ATGGCAATGAAATCGCAGCAGTTGCTCGACTCCCTCACTGCTCACATCGCCGTCTACCACGCCGCCTTCTCCAAGGCCTCGAAGCCTAACCCTAGCCCGCGCACAACCGTCCTCCGGTGGTTCTCGGCCCTCTCCGGCGCCGACCGCCAGGCGGCCCTCACTTTCGTCGACCCTGACTTCGTCCGTCTCCTCCTACTAATGGTCGCGCGCCTCCGCAGCCAGGGCCATGGCTTTTTCTTCGTCCTCCCCGATCTGCCCTCTGACTCTCCCTCCCTCCCCTCCCTCTGCTTCCGCCGATCTCATGGCCTACTCTCCAGAGCGGCTGCCATCGACACCGCCGAGAGGGATGTCGCTGCATCTCTCCTCCTCTTTGCCTCCTCTGAGGACGCCGCCTTCCTCGACACGGTCACGGTGTCCGAGGATCTTGTTGTGGACGTTGACCGGTTTGTGGCGGTGATGGATGCGATTTCGGGAGGGAGGTTTCTCAGAGGAGAGGTAACAGATTTGGCGGCGAAGTGGCTGGAGCTTCCATGGTTGAAGGACAAAGGGTATTATAGCATAGAGTCTTTTGTAGCGAACCGGTTTGAGGTGGCCTTGCGGTTGTCTTGGGTTAGCTCTGAAGGGGGGAAGAAGCTCAAGGGTGGAAAGGCTGCTAAGGGGAAGACCTTGGCTGCTGGTCTGGCCGCAAACGCCCTCTGGAGGAGGAAAGGGTGCGTGGATTGGTGGGCGGGGTTAGATCCtggaggaaggaagaagattatTGAAGCTTTCCTTGGGAAGGCAGCAAAATATCTG GTAAATGAGATAACCTTGGAGTCAAAACTTGCCATGAAGAATGAATTTCAGTTGTGTAAGCTTGATGGTGAATTTCAGTTAAGATATGGTCCTATTCCTTCCTGGGTGAGATCACAGAGATCTCTTGTTAGCAGGAGGCTTGATTTTTGCATAGACATCATTCCTGTTATGTCTTCTGCAAGTACACAAATTCTAACCAAATATTTGAACTGCATATTAATGGTTCAGGAGATATCTTCTCTTTATGTGTATCATTTTAGTGAATATGAAGAAAAGCTGATCTTTTTTAGTACATTATCTTCTGCTGGGACTATTTGGGATAAGATGTCAAAGAAATTACACGGACTCCTCATGGTTATTTACACTAACTACACGAATGTTGAACTTCTGGGAGATGCAAACTTGAAAAGTATCccaaataaaaatagagaaaattcTAAAATCCGTCGTCTCaaagggaagaagaaagctcataatTCTCGTAAACTAGACTCTACTCAAAAGGTGTCTAGTGTCCATCCTGGATCATGTGAACCTTCCTTG GCCAATGGATGTAAAGATGATTTTTCCAATGAGTGTGAAACTAGGCTTTCCTCCCAGGAGGAAATTCCCTTGCAGACATCTAGTCAAAAGGCTAATCTGACTAATATTTTGCTGAAAGATGCTGAGATTCAATTG GGAAATATTGGAGGCTCATGCAAGAGCAGTAACAGtaagaagaaaaataagagaaaaaaagcTAAAAGTATAGTTGCTAGCTCTACAAATGATGAACTTCCTCAACTTGAGAGCAAGGGAACTGATTTTTCATCTCTTGCtgctgaaattgaaacaaaagaAAGCGCTACTTGCTTATTAGATGAATTTAGTAATCCTGCAGTTGTTAATCCCTTACTGAATGGTCTTGATGTCAGTTTTGGTTCATTTCCAGTATATAATTCTCGTGAGTCTTCTAAGGAATCAGTTTTAGTGGCAGAGGAAGAGAAGGCAGTGTGCACAAAGATAGCTTGTGACCTCCATAGTACTACACAAAAATGTGTTTTGGAGGAGGGTCATTGTCCAGATTTAGGCAAACCagtaaaaaattatctttaccaGGGTGATCCGTCTGTTAACACAGTTGAAATGATTCTACATATCTCTTCAGGGTCCTGTTTGACAAGCAATGTAAATTGCGATGAAATAAATGCAGGTTCTGTCAACTCATCTGAAAAATGTTTAGAGAATGGACATGTTGCTGCATCAGAAAATTACTATTTACCTATGTCTGAGCAACATATGGAAGGCAAATCGAAAAATATTTGTGGAACAACTTCACAGTTTGTTGTCCCATTCAAGCAAGAAAAAAGTTCCAATGATGATAGTTCTGTaattaaaaatgataataaaCCATGCTGTCTATAtaaccaaattaatcatgttGAAATCAAATCATATGAATGGCCTATTGTAACACCCCAGAACTTTTCACCTTTGAGTTTGCATGTTCCTGCTGCCACAGAAAGGCTACATTTGGATGGTGGACATGAATGGCCTGCTTACCATCGCCAATCCTTCTTATATCTGAGGGATCAGCCAAAGATGTCGTCTTCTGAAGGCAGACAAGGCCAGGTCTTACCATCTCTTACTCTGCCAATGAGTTTCGACTGGCCTCCAATGGTTAAAAGTTACAGTCGACTGGGTCAAGCAGCGACTTTGAGCTATGACTCTGGATATAACTCAAAGCTACAGTCTTCTTTTTGCACTGGATTTCCTAGTAATCCAGTTGAAAGTACTGGTAGCTTTAGTAAGAATGATAGGATTAATTCTGCTGATATCGATATGTGTGATAAAAAAAACATATCCGATTTGGCAGAGGATACAGAAAGCTATTGGCAATCTGAGGAGGAAATGGAGACCCACATGCTATCTGCGAGGGACTATAATAAGTTTTTTGGTGGCGGGCTAATGTACTGGAATCCTGCTGAACATGTTGGATCAGGTTTTTCTTGTGCAGCATCTCATAGTTCCGAGGATAGTGCATGGGCCTGGCATGAGGCCGATCTTAACAGAGCTATAGATGATATGGTTGGAACACCTGGAATATCTTCATACAACACAAATGGTTTGGCCTCACCAACAGCTATTCCATTTTGTTCACCGTTTGATGCCGTTGGGCCCGGACATCAATCTGTTGGTTATACTGTTGCAGGAAATGAAATGGTTGGAAAGATACCTAACTCACCATCTTTATTAGATACCCctgaagaaaactcaaaatccaTCAACAACTCACCTAGTGTAATTGAAGGAATGAAAGGGGACACACTTCCAATAATGCTGCGCCCCATTATTGTTCCTAGCATGTCGAGAAGAGGATCAAGATTGGAGTTTAAGGTTGGCTATGAACGCAAAAGCCCATGCAGGCCTTGTACTAGGAGGGATGCTCCCCGAATCAAGAGGCCACCATCTCCAGTGGTTCTTTGTGTTCCGCGAGTGCCTCAGCCTCCTCCGCCGTCTCCAGTAGTAGAATCTAGGAAGCGAGGCTTCCCAAGTGTTAGGTCTGGAAGCTCAAGTCCTAGACATTGGGGTGTCCGAAATTGGTATTCTGATGAAAGTACTTCCGAGGAAATACAACAATGTTTTGATGGTGTTGAAGTTGTTTGGCCTTCATGGGGAAACAAAGGCGTTGCAAACAATCAGATGGTTCCATCATTTCATGGGCCATTGTTGACTGATCATTTAATCACAATTCCTCAGCTTGCTTTTGATCAGGAACAT TCTGATTTAGCTCTACCTTTGCAACCTCCAGATTCAACAAATTTTTCATCTATTAGAACATCTCTATCTGCGATGCGCACACTCCATGAGGAAATTGATTGTTTTTGCAAGCAG GTTGCTGCTGAGAATCTGATTAAAAAGCCGCATGTTAATTGGGCTGTCAAAAAGGTAACACGCTCCCTTCAAGTCCTTTGGCCCCGGTCTAGGACAAATATATTTGGATCTAATGCCACTGGTTTAGCTCTGCCTACTAGCGATGTAGATCTTGTCGTATCTCTTCCTCCAGTGCGAAATTTG GAGCCGATTAAAGAAGCTGGAATCTTAGAAGGTCGCAATGGTATCAAGGAAACATGCCTTCAG CATGCAGCTAGGTACCTAGCAAATCAAGAGTGGGTTAGAAATGATTCATTAAAAACCATAGAAAACACTGCG ATACCTGTTATCAAACTTGTAGCTGAAGTTCCTACTGATTCTGATATTTCAAGAGAGAGCTCTTCCATAGTGCATATACCAGATACACATTCAACTCAGATACATCAGAGAGAAAGTGAAATTCCTGATCCTGACCTGTCTAGTTCAGACTGTAGCTCTTGCCACATCGATTCAAAAAGGACAAGAAATGATAGTGTTGATGCAAAATCAATTCATCTTGATATTAGcttcaaatcatcatcacatacTGGACTTCAAACTTCTGAActg GTTAGAGAACTCACCCAACAATTTCCTGCTGCTGTACCACTGGCTCTAGTACTCAAGAAGTTCTTGGCTGATAGGAGTTTGGATCGTTCATATTCTGGTGGTCTAAGTTCATACTGTTTG ATCTTGCTTCTTATACGTTTTCTTCAGCATGAACACCATGCTGGACGTCCCAATAACCAA
- the LOC122042197 gene encoding uncharacterized protein LOC122042197 isoform X2 has product MAMKSQQLLDSLTAHIAVYHAAFSKASKPNPSPRTTVLRWFSALSGADRQAALTFVDPDFVRLLLLMVARLRSQGHGFFFVLPDLPSDSPSLPSLCFRRSHGLLSRAAAIDTAERDVAASLLLFASSEDAAFLDTVTVSEDLVVDVDRFVAVMDAISGGRFLRGEVTDLAAKWLELPWLKDKGYYSIESFVANRFEVALRLSWVSSEGGKKLKGGKAAKGKTLAAGLAANALWRRKGCVDWWAGLDPGGRKKIIEAFLGKAAKYLVNEITLESKLAMKNEFQLCKLDGEFQLRYGPIPSWVRSQRSLVSRRLDFCIDIIPVMSSASTQILTKYLNCILMVQEISSLYVYHFSEYEEKLIFFSTLSSAGTIWDKMSKKLHGLLMVIYTNYTNVELLGDANLKSIPNKNRENSKIRRLKGKKKAHNSRKLDSTQKVSSVHPGSCEPSLANGCKDDFSNECETRLSSQEEIPLQTSSQKANLTNILLKDAEIQLGNIGGSCKSSNSKKKNKRKKAKSIVASSTNDELPQLESKGTDFSSLAAEIETKESATCLLDEFSNPAVVNPLLNGLDVSFGSFPVYNSRESSKESVLVAEEEKAVCTKIACDLHSTTQKCVLEEGHCPDLGKPVKNYLYQGDPSVNTVEMILHISSGSCLTSNVNCDEINAGSVNSSEKCLENGHVAASENYYLPMSEQHMEGKSKNICGTTSQFVVPFKQEKSSNDDSSVIKNDNKPCCLYNQINHVEIKSYEWPIVTPQNFSPLSLHVPAATERLHLDGGHEWPAYHRQSFLYLRDQPKMSSSEGRQGQVLPSLTLPMSFDWPPMVKSYSRLGQAATLSYDSGYNSKLQSSFCTGFPSNPVESTGSFSKNDRINSADIDMCDKKNISDLAEDTESYWQSEEEMETHMLSARDYNKFFGGGLMYWNPAEHVGSGFSCAASHSSEDSAWAWHEADLNRAIDDMVGTPGISSYNTNGLASPTAIPFCSPFDAVGPGHQSVGYTVAGNEMVGKIPNSPSLLDTPEENSKSINNSPSVIEGMKGDTLPIMLRPIIVPSMSRRGSRLEFKVGYERKSPCRPCTRRDAPRIKRPPSPVVLCVPRVPQPPPPSPVVESRKRGFPSVRSGSSSPRHWGVRNWYSDESTSEEIQQCFDGVEVVWPSWGNKGVANNQMVPSFHGPLLTDHLITIPQLAFDQEHSDLALPLQPPDSTNFSSIRTSLSAMRTLHEEIDCFCKQVAAENLIKKPHVNWAVKKVTRSLQVLWPRSRTNIFGSNATGLALPTSDVDLVVSLPPVRNLEPIKEAGILEGRNGIKETCLQHAARYLANQEWVRNDSLKTIENTAIPVIKLVAEVPTDSDISRESSSIVHIPDTHSTQIHQRESEIPDPDLSSSDCSSCHIDSKRTRNDSVDAKSIHLDISFKSSSHTGLQTSELVRELTQQFPAAVPLALVLKKFLADRSLDRSYSGGLSSYCLILLLIRFLQHEHHAGRPNNQNLGGLLMDFLYFFGYIFDPRQMRVLIQGSGIYLNRERGLRPTPY; this is encoded by the exons ATGGCAATGAAATCGCAGCAGTTGCTCGACTCCCTCACTGCTCACATCGCCGTCTACCACGCCGCCTTCTCCAAGGCCTCGAAGCCTAACCCTAGCCCGCGCACAACCGTCCTCCGGTGGTTCTCGGCCCTCTCCGGCGCCGACCGCCAGGCGGCCCTCACTTTCGTCGACCCTGACTTCGTCCGTCTCCTCCTACTAATGGTCGCGCGCCTCCGCAGCCAGGGCCATGGCTTTTTCTTCGTCCTCCCCGATCTGCCCTCTGACTCTCCCTCCCTCCCCTCCCTCTGCTTCCGCCGATCTCATGGCCTACTCTCCAGAGCGGCTGCCATCGACACCGCCGAGAGGGATGTCGCTGCATCTCTCCTCCTCTTTGCCTCCTCTGAGGACGCCGCCTTCCTCGACACGGTCACGGTGTCCGAGGATCTTGTTGTGGACGTTGACCGGTTTGTGGCGGTGATGGATGCGATTTCGGGAGGGAGGTTTCTCAGAGGAGAGGTAACAGATTTGGCGGCGAAGTGGCTGGAGCTTCCATGGTTGAAGGACAAAGGGTATTATAGCATAGAGTCTTTTGTAGCGAACCGGTTTGAGGTGGCCTTGCGGTTGTCTTGGGTTAGCTCTGAAGGGGGGAAGAAGCTCAAGGGTGGAAAGGCTGCTAAGGGGAAGACCTTGGCTGCTGGTCTGGCCGCAAACGCCCTCTGGAGGAGGAAAGGGTGCGTGGATTGGTGGGCGGGGTTAGATCCtggaggaaggaagaagattatTGAAGCTTTCCTTGGGAAGGCAGCAAAATATCTG GTAAATGAGATAACCTTGGAGTCAAAACTTGCCATGAAGAATGAATTTCAGTTGTGTAAGCTTGATGGTGAATTTCAGTTAAGATATGGTCCTATTCCTTCCTGGGTGAGATCACAGAGATCTCTTGTTAGCAGGAGGCTTGATTTTTGCATAGACATCATTCCTGTTATGTCTTCTGCAAGTACACAAATTCTAACCAAATATTTGAACTGCATATTAATGGTTCAGGAGATATCTTCTCTTTATGTGTATCATTTTAGTGAATATGAAGAAAAGCTGATCTTTTTTAGTACATTATCTTCTGCTGGGACTATTTGGGATAAGATGTCAAAGAAATTACACGGACTCCTCATGGTTATTTACACTAACTACACGAATGTTGAACTTCTGGGAGATGCAAACTTGAAAAGTATCccaaataaaaatagagaaaattcTAAAATCCGTCGTCTCaaagggaagaagaaagctcataatTCTCGTAAACTAGACTCTACTCAAAAGGTGTCTAGTGTCCATCCTGGATCATGTGAACCTTCCTTG GCCAATGGATGTAAAGATGATTTTTCCAATGAGTGTGAAACTAGGCTTTCCTCCCAGGAGGAAATTCCCTTGCAGACATCTAGTCAAAAGGCTAATCTGACTAATATTTTGCTGAAAGATGCTGAGATTCAATTG GGAAATATTGGAGGCTCATGCAAGAGCAGTAACAGtaagaagaaaaataagagaaaaaaagcTAAAAGTATAGTTGCTAGCTCTACAAATGATGAACTTCCTCAACTTGAGAGCAAGGGAACTGATTTTTCATCTCTTGCtgctgaaattgaaacaaaagaAAGCGCTACTTGCTTATTAGATGAATTTAGTAATCCTGCAGTTGTTAATCCCTTACTGAATGGTCTTGATGTCAGTTTTGGTTCATTTCCAGTATATAATTCTCGTGAGTCTTCTAAGGAATCAGTTTTAGTGGCAGAGGAAGAGAAGGCAGTGTGCACAAAGATAGCTTGTGACCTCCATAGTACTACACAAAAATGTGTTTTGGAGGAGGGTCATTGTCCAGATTTAGGCAAACCagtaaaaaattatctttaccaGGGTGATCCGTCTGTTAACACAGTTGAAATGATTCTACATATCTCTTCAGGGTCCTGTTTGACAAGCAATGTAAATTGCGATGAAATAAATGCAGGTTCTGTCAACTCATCTGAAAAATGTTTAGAGAATGGACATGTTGCTGCATCAGAAAATTACTATTTACCTATGTCTGAGCAACATATGGAAGGCAAATCGAAAAATATTTGTGGAACAACTTCACAGTTTGTTGTCCCATTCAAGCAAGAAAAAAGTTCCAATGATGATAGTTCTGTaattaaaaatgataataaaCCATGCTGTCTATAtaaccaaattaatcatgttGAAATCAAATCATATGAATGGCCTATTGTAACACCCCAGAACTTTTCACCTTTGAGTTTGCATGTTCCTGCTGCCACAGAAAGGCTACATTTGGATGGTGGACATGAATGGCCTGCTTACCATCGCCAATCCTTCTTATATCTGAGGGATCAGCCAAAGATGTCGTCTTCTGAAGGCAGACAAGGCCAGGTCTTACCATCTCTTACTCTGCCAATGAGTTTCGACTGGCCTCCAATGGTTAAAAGTTACAGTCGACTGGGTCAAGCAGCGACTTTGAGCTATGACTCTGGATATAACTCAAAGCTACAGTCTTCTTTTTGCACTGGATTTCCTAGTAATCCAGTTGAAAGTACTGGTAGCTTTAGTAAGAATGATAGGATTAATTCTGCTGATATCGATATGTGTGATAAAAAAAACATATCCGATTTGGCAGAGGATACAGAAAGCTATTGGCAATCTGAGGAGGAAATGGAGACCCACATGCTATCTGCGAGGGACTATAATAAGTTTTTTGGTGGCGGGCTAATGTACTGGAATCCTGCTGAACATGTTGGATCAGGTTTTTCTTGTGCAGCATCTCATAGTTCCGAGGATAGTGCATGGGCCTGGCATGAGGCCGATCTTAACAGAGCTATAGATGATATGGTTGGAACACCTGGAATATCTTCATACAACACAAATGGTTTGGCCTCACCAACAGCTATTCCATTTTGTTCACCGTTTGATGCCGTTGGGCCCGGACATCAATCTGTTGGTTATACTGTTGCAGGAAATGAAATGGTTGGAAAGATACCTAACTCACCATCTTTATTAGATACCCctgaagaaaactcaaaatccaTCAACAACTCACCTAGTGTAATTGAAGGAATGAAAGGGGACACACTTCCAATAATGCTGCGCCCCATTATTGTTCCTAGCATGTCGAGAAGAGGATCAAGATTGGAGTTTAAGGTTGGCTATGAACGCAAAAGCCCATGCAGGCCTTGTACTAGGAGGGATGCTCCCCGAATCAAGAGGCCACCATCTCCAGTGGTTCTTTGTGTTCCGCGAGTGCCTCAGCCTCCTCCGCCGTCTCCAGTAGTAGAATCTAGGAAGCGAGGCTTCCCAAGTGTTAGGTCTGGAAGCTCAAGTCCTAGACATTGGGGTGTCCGAAATTGGTATTCTGATGAAAGTACTTCCGAGGAAATACAACAATGTTTTGATGGTGTTGAAGTTGTTTGGCCTTCATGGGGAAACAAAGGCGTTGCAAACAATCAGATGGTTCCATCATTTCATGGGCCATTGTTGACTGATCATTTAATCACAATTCCTCAGCTTGCTTTTGATCAGGAACAT TCTGATTTAGCTCTACCTTTGCAACCTCCAGATTCAACAAATTTTTCATCTATTAGAACATCTCTATCTGCGATGCGCACACTCCATGAGGAAATTGATTGTTTTTGCAAGCAG GTTGCTGCTGAGAATCTGATTAAAAAGCCGCATGTTAATTGGGCTGTCAAAAAGGTAACACGCTCCCTTCAAGTCCTTTGGCCCCGGTCTAGGACAAATATATTTGGATCTAATGCCACTGGTTTAGCTCTGCCTACTAGCGATGTAGATCTTGTCGTATCTCTTCCTCCAGTGCGAAATTTG GAGCCGATTAAAGAAGCTGGAATCTTAGAAGGTCGCAATGGTATCAAGGAAACATGCCTTCAG CATGCAGCTAGGTACCTAGCAAATCAAGAGTGGGTTAGAAATGATTCATTAAAAACCATAGAAAACACTGCG ATACCTGTTATCAAACTTGTAGCTGAAGTTCCTACTGATTCTGATATTTCAAGAGAGAGCTCTTCCATAGTGCATATACCAGATACACATTCAACTCAGATACATCAGAGAGAAAGTGAAATTCCTGATCCTGACCTGTCTAGTTCAGACTGTAGCTCTTGCCACATCGATTCAAAAAGGACAAGAAATGATAGTGTTGATGCAAAATCAATTCATCTTGATATTAGcttcaaatcatcatcacatacTGGACTTCAAACTTCTGAActg GTTAGAGAACTCACCCAACAATTTCCTGCTGCTGTACCACTGGCTCTAGTACTCAAGAAGTTCTTGGCTGATAGGAGTTTGGATCGTTCATATTCTGGTGGTCTAAGTTCATACTGTTTG ATCTTGCTTCTTATACGTTTTCTTCAGCATGAACACCATGCTGGACGTCCCAATAACCAA